In the Malaya genurostris strain Urasoe2022 chromosome 1, Malgen_1.1, whole genome shotgun sequence genome, one interval contains:
- the LOC131435540 gene encoding cytochrome P450 9b2-like — MNVEDLYWFSFTLVTIVSYFTFKLLTRYRDFFTVRGVAFEKPHFIYGNLNDVLSGKISSLELIQQFYRKFENARIFGFYNYLSPAFYIRDPELIEKLWVQEGAHFANHGYFLDESKDTILGNQLHLLKDKKWSQMRCTLGAVLSTQTVTSMTSLIRTNSIDLVDYLKSSSNTEMEFKEVALKHTFNVVASCAFGVKLNTFTDENDKLCHVGYSVMYGNNPVQTFKTMLFYLFPKVMSKMNVQLMEASHSKYFLSLLKSATKNHHQKNTNRSSVIQLLNQATQGELRVDEGERAYLQIKDVATRTWSDEELVAQCVAFFGSSFESMVNLISFACYELAANPNIQQKLLEEIRSSLKDGPLTYETVNEITYLDMVVCETLRKWPASPSCDRECSQDYLLAQDDLRLQFRKGDSLWVSVWAMHRDERYFPDPERYDPERFGETRKGEIRANTYLPFGIGQRNCIGRRLALLVVKITLVDLIQNFQLNLGSKLKEPLRLAKASFALEPDGGFWLQLTHR; from the exons ATGAACGTCGAAGACCTGTACTGGTTTTCATTCACGTTGGTTACTATCGTGAGCTACTTTACCTTCAAGTTGCTGACTCGTTACCGAGATTTTTTCACTGTTCGGGGTGTTGCCTTCGAGAAGCCGCACTTCATCTACGGCAACCTAAATGATGTTTTGAGTGGAAAGATTTCCTCGTTGGAATTGATTCAGCAATTTTATCGAAAGTTTGAAAATGCACG CATATTCGGCTTCTACAATTATCTCAGTCCGGCGTTCTACATTCGCGATCCCGAGCTGATCGAAAAACTCTGGGTGCAGGAGGGAGCGCACTTTGCAAACCATGGCTATTTTTTAGACGAAAGTAAAGATACCATTCTCGGTAATCAGCTACATTTACTAAAGGATAAAAAATGGAGCCAAATGCGATGCACTTTGGGGGCCGTATTGTCCACCCAAACTGTGACCTCAATGACGTCTCTGATTCGTACAAATTCGATCGATTTGGTTGATTATCTGAAAAGTTCCAGCAATACTGAAATGGAGTTCAAAGAAGTGGCTCTAAAGCACACATTCAACGTGGTAGCCAGTTGTGCCTTTGGGGTCAAGTTGAACACATTTACGGATGAGAACGACAAACTCTGTCATGTGGGTTATTCCGTCATGTACGGAAACAATCCCGTTCAGACGTTCAAAACAATGttgttttatttgtttcctAAAGTAATGAGTAAAATGAACGTTCAACTGATGGAGGCCAGCCACTCGAAATATTTCTTGAGCCTTCTAAAATCAGCGACTAAGAATCATCACCAAAAAAACACGAACCGGTCAAGTGTAATCCAGTTACTGAACCAAGCGACCCAAGGGGAACTGAGAGTGGACGAAGGAGAACGAGCTTACCTACAGATAAAAGATGTCGCCACCAGGACATGGAGCGATGAAGAACTGGTCGCCCAATGTGTGGCTTTCTTTGGTAGCAGCTTCGAGAGCATGGTCAATTTAATCTCATTTGCGTGCTATGAATTGGCTGCCAATCCAAACATTCAACAAAAGCTGCTGGAAGAAATTCGGTCCTCTTTGAAGGACGGTCCCCTTACCTACGAAACTGTTAACGAGATTACATATCTGGACATGGTTGTATGCGAAACGCTAAGAAAGTGGCCGGCCTCACCCTCGTGCGACAGAGAATGCTCCCAAGATTATCTGCTAGCTCAGGATGATCTAAGGCTTCAGTTCCGGAAAGGTGATTCATTGTGGGTTTCGGTTTGGGCCATGCATCGTGATGAACGCTATTTTCCTGACCCCGAGCGGTACGATCCTGAGCGGTTTGGTGAGACGAGGAAAGGTGAAATACGTGCCAATACTTACCTACCATTCGGGATAGGACAGAGAAACTGCATTG GCCGACGATTAGCTTTACTCGTAGTTAAGATTACATTAGTTGACCTAATTCAAAACTTCCAGTTGAACTTAGGAAGCAAGTTGAAAGAACCGCTTCGTCTGGCAAAAGCTTCATTCGCTTTGGAACCGGATGGAGGATTTTGGCTTCAATTGACCCATCGATAG
- the LOC131433134 gene encoding uncharacterized protein LOC131433134 — protein MWLRGVTVLVAAASLAGVYGAEENSVSVVINPRNVINYISQEFVGFSAQPRTVFEDSINPISETSFLMARNLGPMYFKVFGDSGQLELNMAGSSETLFDTELIQLTPNGWKAFDEWAELAGVIPVFVIDYSGENWKPKSALRVLTVAHKLGIRDCLWQLGSVNITNAVKYVEDLRALQLIVRAFNFWGIVAADVSPTTAGVEQARYFNLHVDDIADAIAVSFEPSSKDLRLKEFVFQREAHIKGPARSHLPVWLDAKLPSNLGPNGTCDHTCLQEGLQYATLLGDAARNGFDSVFKSLSRDEVQYYGFNYLIALLHRSMVGSKVFDVRQSSKDGAQIYAYCSRSGNGSITVMATNHLAENVDFDLTLLVKEPSADVHQYILSIVDGEYLINDEVYDFQTSPTPVKKVHPLLKDFHLNLPAHSVGFWVIPNLKLRECYDDYQEMRYKYARSIDEVESTVEKLLQELIAERAKQDITQFSRRKRSVTNDLKEMLTGKLNSGSNRKETEVAARQPRQTKTFRRKQQIVGKKEKRMEQRNLKRQKRPLRERGKRQLRKRTRRINRLRPFVASKKTKRSSLAEDRHQAPVFGSSREEEANRSVFPQGDVHLVISKGSLDEDTSIESLPTRARRTKKPRNLKASIVKVPTDEELKFAVPEVVPKRRAELPRWPQTLELNMAGSTKSNLYGQPEIPRGHAKRMNLDQPSLTAVQDIKVFEPSMGAAQRVMKTTTNRQVVEQEVATESYYQEPAEEIAESRNLDMISVDDPKQTSAAIAEDHQTQGFYDPSEFTISMLPEGSEEEAHVQEFFRQKRYAGSDPIDSIEVLFQNNTRWQQQFAELFSMLLESIDCCDGVPVVDATVGDSDELTENQLQRTKRNVLLHPQSWESRERSNNLRQQWASDESRENMISVEEDYTTRNPRRNSGDTRVRNSTTSTSKPPVDEVERPGAIMLRTVTNLVKGFTTEFHRMFSSWFPRTSTE, from the exons ATGTGGTTGCGCGGCGTTACCGTTCTTGTGGCAGCGGCGTCGTTGGCCGGTGTTTACGGTGCTGAAGAGAATTCGGTCAGTGTGGTGATCAATCCGAGAAATGTAATCAACTACATCAGCCAGGAGTTTGTGGGCTTTTCGGCACAACCGAGGACGGTGTTTGAAGACTCGATAAATCCAATTAGTGAGACTAGTTTTCTGATGGCCCGGAATTTGGGTCCGATGTATTTCAAAGTGTTCGGTGATTCCGGTCAGCTAGAATTGAATATGGCCGGTTCCAGTGAAACACTGTTCGACACGGAACTGATTCAGCTTACGCCGAACGGGTGGAAGGCATTCGACGAATGGGCGGAACTGGCCGGTGTGATACCGGTTTTCGTGATAGACTACAGTGGTGAAAATTGGAAACCGAAAAGTGCCCTCCGAGTGTTGACCGTCGCTCATAAGTTGGGTATCCGAGATTGTCTTTGGCAGCTTGGCAGTG TAAACATTACGAACGCAGTTAAATATGTGGAAGATTTGCGAGCACTTCAGCTGATCGTTAGGGCGTTCAATTTCTGGGGCATAGTGGCCGCTGATGTCAGTCCAACGACGGCCGGTGTGGAACAGGCTCGGTATTTTAATTTGCATGTGGACGATATTGCCGATGCCATTGCTGTTAGTTT CGAGCCGTCATCGAAAGACCTCCGGCTGAAAGAGTTCGTATTCCAACGAGAAGCTCACATCAAAGGTCCGGCCCGATCGCATCTTCCGGTGTGGTTGGATGCAAAACTACCGTCAAATTTGGGACCCAACGGTACTTGCGATCACACGTGCCTTCAAGAAGGTCTTCAATATGCCACCTTACTGGGAGATGCAGCCCGTAACGGATTCGATTCCGTTTTCAAATCATTGAGCCGCGATGAAGTACAGTATTACGGGTTCAATTACCTAATTGCCCTTCTGCACCGATCAATGGTAGGTTCCAAAGTTTTCGACGTTCGGCAGTCTAGCAAAGATGGTGCTCAAATCTATGCTTACTGTAGTCGTAGCGGCAATGGTTCAATCACGGTGATGGCAACCAATCATTTAGCAGAAAACGTTGATTTTGACTTAACACTTTTAGTCAAGGAACCCTCCGCTGATGTACATCAGTACATTCTGAGCATTGTCGACGGCGAGTATCTGATCAACGATGAAGTCTACGACTTCCAGACTAGCCCAACACCTGTCAAGAAAGTGCATCCACTCTTAAAAGATTTCCACCTTAATTTACCCGCCCATTCTGTAGGGTTCTGGGTCATTCCGAATCTTAAACTAAGGGAATGCTACGACGACTACCAGGAAATGCGTTACAAATACGCTCGAAGCATCGACGAGGTAGAAAGCACGGTCGAGAAACTGCTACAGGAACTGATCGCAGAACGAGCCAAGCAGGACATTACTCAGTTCAGCCGTCGGAAACGTTCGGTTACCAACGATCTGAAGGAGATGTTGACAGGAAAGCTGAACAGCGGAAGCAATCGAAAGGAAACCGAAGTCGCCGCCAGACAACCACGCCAGACGAAAACTTTTCGACGCAAACAACAAATTGTCGGGAAAAAGGAAAAACGTATGGAACAACGAAATCTGAAACGTCAGAAACGTCCGCTGCGTGAAAGAGGAAAGCGTCAACTGCGTAAACGAACTCGACGAATCAATCGATTGCGTCCGTTTGTGGCAAGCAAAAAGACCAAGCGATCCTCGCTGGCGGAAGATCGTCACCAAGCGCCGGTTTTCGGAAGTAGCCGCGAGGAAGAGGCCAACCGGTCTGTTTTTCCACAAGGCGATGTCCACCTAGTGATTTCAAAGGGATCTTTGGATGAGGATACTTCCATAGAGAGTTTACCAACACGAGCACGCCGTACCAAAAAGCCCCGAAATTTGAAGGCATCTATTGTGAAGGTGCCAACGGATGAGGAACTAAAATTTGCCGTACCGGAGGTTGTACCTAAAAGACGTGCGGAGCTTCCCAGATGGCCGCAAACATTGGAGCTTAACATGGCAGGttcgaccaaatcgaacttataTGGGCAACCAGAAATACCTCGGGGACACGCTAAAAGAATGAATCTTGACCAGCCAAGTTTGACTGCTGTGCAAGATATTAAGGTTTTCGAGCCCAGCATGGGAGCGGCTCAGAGAGTTATGAAAACTACTACGAATCGACAGGTTGTTGAACAGGAGGTGGCAACAGAAAGCTACTATCAAGAACCAGCTGAGGAAATTGCGGAAAGTAGAAATTTAGACATGATTTCTGTTGACGATCCAAAACAAACAAGTGCCGCAATAGCCGAGGATCATCAGACCCAAGGATTCTATGATCCGTCCGAATTTACTATATCCATGTTGCCAGAGGGTTCCGAGGAGGAAGCCCACGTGCAAGAGTTCTTCAGACAGAAGCGCTATGCCGGTTCGGATCCGATCGATAGCATCGAAGTGTTGTTCCAAAACAACACTAGATGGCAGCAGCAGTTTGCCGAACTATTCAGTATGCTGCTGGAATCGATCGATTGTTGTGATGGTGTTCCAGTGGTTGATGCAACTGTGGGCGATTCGGACGAGCTCACCGAGAATCAACTGCAGAGAACAAAGCGGAACGTACTGCTACATCCGCAGTCCTGGGAATCCAGAGAAAGATCCAACAATTTGCGTCAACAATGGGCATCGGATGAGTCTCGCGAAAACATGATTTCCGTGGAAGAGGACTACACTACCCGCAACCCTCGACGAAACTCCGGGGATACTCGTGTGCGAAACTCTACCACCAGCACCAGCAAGCCACCGGTGGACGAAGTTGAACGACCCGGAGCGATAATGCTACGCACCGTAACCAATTTGGTGAAAGGTTTTACGACCGAGTTCCATAGGATGTTTTCCAGCTGGTTTCCGCGAACCTCGACTGAGTAG